A DNA window from Drosophila sechellia strain sech25 chromosome X, ASM438219v1, whole genome shotgun sequence contains the following coding sequences:
- the LOC6619797 gene encoding uncharacterized protein LOC6619797 isoform X1: MKPDQLNRLIKVNTRMQPWFLRNTSELYESAVRSYYERGHSSHNRHPRFRTENAGPLRRIKRAEAKPSANDIYPRSHIMQADQASAASNSNSGQFLYSMMQANRSRSMSFTAARPYASVYGQSSVRRVASSSCSSGRSSESSRTEFLVGSLRKNKAKRERQSRSMRKSRDSKEESHLVDMGMFSGRSMSMPSRPSASVLGSVAMMPPSRQHHIAAMAKSSLAQGIQMPRSDGDSLMPVDAALKRRISVLGKLDGGRKRSGLGPLGSGATRNGSTTAINGQQPTEMRHRFQTLGDRIKQFEYIQFADGPVATYAFNRSQQRPINTSIRDSPRSRIEKSSDTSINGTTNSTRSNATTRRMEVRQQPRQLSFHNVLHANYRQRSRSLESGAVQLRESLESIARPATPLGPRGFDGATRGSSLDSSSRTSFRPSNSTITWDNSLGRYEEELGRRSVHDFGYAKSSEDTSCDWDVNPGEDWPKYPRSSSPCGKGLMSNVAKSDNVSVGNANASSQNWAIPSGSATKLRSIEGKAKEDTLESTTVNSEHGKANSNSGSTSRDTSQANSQAASVHDEPNRATLAPVRRVHLQQKSLQNQSATKVDEPKREDLPLSPLEVKDTIKEKARERVKNKQLLESLQDKPRVTKVTSNQVSRSSHRSFLHPAKDDDVTAANVSKKSQSHPKLGKKPERKANQKREDRTPAQVKGANQLLVASASQVSAYKRAFRTQQQIRKAEILQQQAQHLQESPISPTAIEGSKQTAKLQSHQGSIQQSTSNRTNVRTLVRRSAASSGGKASPLGDQLTSKAGSGTHSSLTAKPKSNGLVLKTKGLNRSQMKTAAATATAAPLTAKRTAQHVVLTAKTTTKRGNGAAIFGGGGGRGVGVGGAVRRAAKETLTVAAQQQQQSRNGNSLLGYRRETVNRAAAALLQRRDADEPLSQLQLQLQSQSPSASQSTQQRRQFHCPHPPWRPSY, from the exons ATGAAACCCGACCAGTTAAATCGCTTGATCAAAGTGAATACCCGAATGCAACCCTGGTTTTTGCGCAACACTAGCGAGTTGTACGAAAGTGCCGTTAGATCCTATTACGAGCGCGGCCACAGTTCAC ACAACCGACACCCACGTTTCCGGACCGAGAACGCTGGTCCTTTGCGCCGGATCAAGCGGGCGGAGGCGAAGCCCAGTGCAAACGATATCTATCCGCGCAGCCACATCATGCAGGCGGATCAGGCATCGGCGGCCAGCAATAGCAATTCCGGCCAATTTCTGTACTCGATGATGCAGGCGAATCGTTCGCGCTCCATGTCCTTTACGGCGGCTCGTCCTTACGCCTCCGTTTACGGCCAGAGTTCCGTGCGTAGGGTCGCCAGTTCGAGCTGCTCCAGCGGGCGCAGTAGCGAGTCATCCCGCACCGAGTTCCTGGTCGGATCCTTGCGCAAAAACAAAGCGAAGCGGGAGCGCCAGAGCCGCTCGATGCGCAAAAGCAGGGACTCCAAAGAGGAGTCCCATCTGGTGGACATGGGCATGTTCAGTGGCCGTTCCATGAGCATGCCATCCCGTCCATCCGCATCCGTTTTGGGATCCGTAGCAATGATGCCGCCGAGCAGGCAACACCACATAGCGGCCATGGCGAAGAGCTCACTGGCGCAGGGCATCCAAATGCCGCGGAGCGATGGCGACTCCCTGATGCCGGTGGATGCCGCCCTCAAGCGTCGCATTTCGGTGCTGGGCAAGCTGGACGGTGGACGAAAGCGGTCAGGACTCGGTCCACTAGGCAGTGGGGCGACCAGAAATGGCAGCACCACCGCCATAAACGGACAACAGCCGACGGAGATGCGCCACCGCTTCCAGACTTTGGGCGATCGCATCAAGCAGTTCGAGTACATCCAGTTCGCCGACGGACCCGTGGCCACTTATGCCTTCAATCGGAGCCAGCAGAGACCCATCAATACCAGCATTCGTGATTCGCCACGGAGCCGTATTGAGAAGAGCTCGGATACGTCAATCAATGGCACTACCAATAGCACCAGAAGCAACGCCACCACGCGACGTATGGAGGTGAGACAACAGCCGCGCCAGCTTAGCTTCCACAATGTCCTGCACGCCAACTATCGCCAGAGGAGCCGAAGCCTGGAGTCCGGAGCCGTTCAGCTGAGGGAATCCCTCGAATCCATAGCGCGACCCGCAACTCCACTCGGTCCACGGGGCTTCGATGGAGCCACTCGGGGATCCAGCCTGGACAGCAGCTCGCGGACTAGTTTCAGGCCCAGCAACTCGACAATCACTTGGGATAATTCTTTGGGTAGATATGAAG aAGAATTAGGTAGAAGGTCGGTACACGATTTCGGATATGCAAAGAGTTCGGAAGACACATCATGCGATTGGGATGTTAATCCAGGTGAAGATTGGCCCAAGTACCCCAGATCAAGTAGCCCATGCGGCAAGGGTTTGATGTCAAATGTAGCAAAATCAGACAACGTTTCGGTGGGTAACGCAAATGCCAGTAGTCAAAATTGGGCAATCCCGTCGGGATCAGCGACAAAATTACGCTCGATTGAGGGAAAAGCCAAAGAAGATACTTTGGAATCGACAACAGTGAATTCGGAGCATGGTAAAGCCAATTCCAATTCCGGTTCCACTTCCCGCGACACTTCGCAAGCAAACTCGCAAGCGGCTTCAGTTCACGATGAGCCCAATAGAGCCACCTTGGCACCCGTGCGTCGCGTCCACCTGCAGCAAAAGAGTCTGCAGAACCAGTCTGCAACCAAGGTGGATGAACCTAAGCGCGAGGATCTGCCACTCAGTCCCCTCGAGGTCAAGGACACGATCAAGGAGAAGGCTAGGGAAAGGGTCAAAAATAAGCAGCTGCTTGAGAGTCTGCAGGACAAGCCGCGAGTGACCAAGGTGACCAGCAACCAGGTGAGCCGCTCCAGTCATCGATCCTTCCTGCACCCGGCCAAAGATGACGACGTGACTGCGGCTAATGTTTCCAAGAAATCGCAGTCGCATCCAAAGCTCGGGAAGAAGCCGGAAAGGAAGGCGAACCAGAAGCGGGAGGACAGAACTCCAGCCCAGGTCAAGGGAGCCAATCAGCTGCTGGTGGCGAGTGCCTCGCAG GTTTCGGCCTACAAGCGTGCCTTCCGCACCCAGCAGCAGATACGCAAGGCGGAGATCCTCCAACAGCAGGCGCAGCATCTGCAGGAGTCCCCCATAAGTCCCACTGCCATCGAGGGGTCCAAACAAACCGCCAAGCTGCAGAGCCACCAGGGCTCGATACAACAATCTACCTCTAATCGAACCAATGTTCGAACGTTGGTCAGACGCAGTGCAGCCAGTTCGGGAGGCAAGGCTTCCCCGTTGGGCGATCAGCTGACATCCAAAGCGGGATCTGGAACTCACTCATCGTTGACAGCCAAGCCGAAATCGAATGGATTGGTTCTGAAAACGAAGGGATTAAATAGATCACAGATGAAGACAGCAG CTGCtactgcaacagcagcaccgCTAACAGCGAAGCGGACTGCGCAGCATGTAGTGTTAacggcaaaaacaacaacgaaaagGGGCAATGGAGCTGCGATTTTTGGTGGAGGAGGGGGAAGGGGAGTTGGAGTTGGTGGAGCAGTTCGGAGAGCGGCAAAGGAAACGCTGACGGTGGCAgctcaacagcagcagcaatcgcGTAACGGTAACTCGCTGCTTGGCTATCGGCGCGAAACGGTTAAccgcgcagcagcagcgctgCTGCAGCGACGCGACGCAGACGAGCCGCTgtcgcagttgcagttgcagttgcagtcgcAGTCGCCGTCGGCGTCGCAGTCGACGCAGCAGCGGCGCCAGTTTCACTGTCCACATCCCCCATGGCGTCCCAGCTACTAA
- the LOC6619797 gene encoding uncharacterized protein LOC6619797 isoform X2, whose translation MKPDQLNRLIKVNTRMQPWFLRNTSELYESAVRSYYERGHSSHNRHPRFRTENAGPLRRIKRAEAKPSANDIYPRSHIMQADQASAASNSNSGQFLYSMMQANRSRSMSFTAARPYASVYGQSSVRRVASSSCSSGRSSESSRTEFLVGSLRKNKAKRERQSRSMRKSRDSKEESHLVDMGMFSGRSMSMPSRPSASVLGSVAMMPPSRQHHIAAMAKSSLAQGIQMPRSDGDSLMPVDAALKRRISVLGKLDGGRKRSGLGPLGSGATRNGSTTAINGQQPTEMRHRFQTLGDRIKQFEYIQFADGPVATYAFNRSQQRPINTSIRDSPRSRIEKSSDTSINGTTNSTRSNATTRRMEVRQQPRQLSFHNVLHANYRQRSRSLESGAVQLRESLESIARPATPLGPRGFDGATRGSSLDSSSRTSFRPSNSTITWDNSLGRYEEELGRRSVHDFGYAKSSEDTSCDWDVNPGEDWPKYPRSSSPCGKGLMSNVAKSDNVSVGNANASSQNWAIPSGSATKLRSIEGKAKEDTLESTTVNSEHGKANSNSGSTSRDTSQANSQAASVHDEPNRATLAPVRRVHLQQKSLQNQSATKVDEPKREDLPLSPLEVKDTIKEKARERVKNKQLLESLQDKPRVTKVTSNQVSRSSHRSFLHPAKDDDVTAANVSKKSQSHPKLGKKPERKANQKREDRTPAQVKGANQLLVASASQVSAYKRAFRTQQQIRKAEILQQQAQHLQESPISPTAIEGSKQTAKLQSHQGSIQQSTSNRTNVRTLVRRSAASSGGKASPLGDQLTSKAGSGTHSSLTAKPKSNGLVLKTKGLNRSQMKTAVKKKSC comes from the exons ATGAAACCCGACCAGTTAAATCGCTTGATCAAAGTGAATACCCGAATGCAACCCTGGTTTTTGCGCAACACTAGCGAGTTGTACGAAAGTGCCGTTAGATCCTATTACGAGCGCGGCCACAGTTCAC ACAACCGACACCCACGTTTCCGGACCGAGAACGCTGGTCCTTTGCGCCGGATCAAGCGGGCGGAGGCGAAGCCCAGTGCAAACGATATCTATCCGCGCAGCCACATCATGCAGGCGGATCAGGCATCGGCGGCCAGCAATAGCAATTCCGGCCAATTTCTGTACTCGATGATGCAGGCGAATCGTTCGCGCTCCATGTCCTTTACGGCGGCTCGTCCTTACGCCTCCGTTTACGGCCAGAGTTCCGTGCGTAGGGTCGCCAGTTCGAGCTGCTCCAGCGGGCGCAGTAGCGAGTCATCCCGCACCGAGTTCCTGGTCGGATCCTTGCGCAAAAACAAAGCGAAGCGGGAGCGCCAGAGCCGCTCGATGCGCAAAAGCAGGGACTCCAAAGAGGAGTCCCATCTGGTGGACATGGGCATGTTCAGTGGCCGTTCCATGAGCATGCCATCCCGTCCATCCGCATCCGTTTTGGGATCCGTAGCAATGATGCCGCCGAGCAGGCAACACCACATAGCGGCCATGGCGAAGAGCTCACTGGCGCAGGGCATCCAAATGCCGCGGAGCGATGGCGACTCCCTGATGCCGGTGGATGCCGCCCTCAAGCGTCGCATTTCGGTGCTGGGCAAGCTGGACGGTGGACGAAAGCGGTCAGGACTCGGTCCACTAGGCAGTGGGGCGACCAGAAATGGCAGCACCACCGCCATAAACGGACAACAGCCGACGGAGATGCGCCACCGCTTCCAGACTTTGGGCGATCGCATCAAGCAGTTCGAGTACATCCAGTTCGCCGACGGACCCGTGGCCACTTATGCCTTCAATCGGAGCCAGCAGAGACCCATCAATACCAGCATTCGTGATTCGCCACGGAGCCGTATTGAGAAGAGCTCGGATACGTCAATCAATGGCACTACCAATAGCACCAGAAGCAACGCCACCACGCGACGTATGGAGGTGAGACAACAGCCGCGCCAGCTTAGCTTCCACAATGTCCTGCACGCCAACTATCGCCAGAGGAGCCGAAGCCTGGAGTCCGGAGCCGTTCAGCTGAGGGAATCCCTCGAATCCATAGCGCGACCCGCAACTCCACTCGGTCCACGGGGCTTCGATGGAGCCACTCGGGGATCCAGCCTGGACAGCAGCTCGCGGACTAGTTTCAGGCCCAGCAACTCGACAATCACTTGGGATAATTCTTTGGGTAGATATGAAG aAGAATTAGGTAGAAGGTCGGTACACGATTTCGGATATGCAAAGAGTTCGGAAGACACATCATGCGATTGGGATGTTAATCCAGGTGAAGATTGGCCCAAGTACCCCAGATCAAGTAGCCCATGCGGCAAGGGTTTGATGTCAAATGTAGCAAAATCAGACAACGTTTCGGTGGGTAACGCAAATGCCAGTAGTCAAAATTGGGCAATCCCGTCGGGATCAGCGACAAAATTACGCTCGATTGAGGGAAAAGCCAAAGAAGATACTTTGGAATCGACAACAGTGAATTCGGAGCATGGTAAAGCCAATTCCAATTCCGGTTCCACTTCCCGCGACACTTCGCAAGCAAACTCGCAAGCGGCTTCAGTTCACGATGAGCCCAATAGAGCCACCTTGGCACCCGTGCGTCGCGTCCACCTGCAGCAAAAGAGTCTGCAGAACCAGTCTGCAACCAAGGTGGATGAACCTAAGCGCGAGGATCTGCCACTCAGTCCCCTCGAGGTCAAGGACACGATCAAGGAGAAGGCTAGGGAAAGGGTCAAAAATAAGCAGCTGCTTGAGAGTCTGCAGGACAAGCCGCGAGTGACCAAGGTGACCAGCAACCAGGTGAGCCGCTCCAGTCATCGATCCTTCCTGCACCCGGCCAAAGATGACGACGTGACTGCGGCTAATGTTTCCAAGAAATCGCAGTCGCATCCAAAGCTCGGGAAGAAGCCGGAAAGGAAGGCGAACCAGAAGCGGGAGGACAGAACTCCAGCCCAGGTCAAGGGAGCCAATCAGCTGCTGGTGGCGAGTGCCTCGCAG GTTTCGGCCTACAAGCGTGCCTTCCGCACCCAGCAGCAGATACGCAAGGCGGAGATCCTCCAACAGCAGGCGCAGCATCTGCAGGAGTCCCCCATAAGTCCCACTGCCATCGAGGGGTCCAAACAAACCGCCAAGCTGCAGAGCCACCAGGGCTCGATACAACAATCTACCTCTAATCGAACCAATGTTCGAACGTTGGTCAGACGCAGTGCAGCCAGTTCGGGAGGCAAGGCTTCCCCGTTGGGCGATCAGCTGACATCCAAAGCGGGATCTGGAACTCACTCATCGTTGACAGCCAAGCCGAAATCGAATGGATTGGTTCTGAAAACGAAGGGATTAAATAGATCACAGATGAAGACAGCAG ttaaaaaaaaatcatgttAA